The Leptospira harrisiae genome segment TCGTTTTGGAAGGTATGGATTGGAATTCCAAAGGTCGATCACAAACTTAGAAGACTTAATTGTTTCTGAAAGACAACCGGAAGGATTTCCGTCCTCATCATTGCCATGGGTGTATAACGATGGTGCCTTTAGTGGGACAAGAGAATCGGAAGTACAGAAGGAGATGGGAAAAGAAGTGAAAAAAATATTAGAAACTTGGGGATACATCCACGAATAATTGCTCGTATTGACAAACGGGTTTGGCTTACTTATCAAGACAATTGTATGAAAGATCATTTTATTCCTCCCCGTTTTGAATTCCCAATCGCATTGGGATTAGATTTAGGTTTTCCCATTCTTTCTAAACTTCTTTTCAACATAGACGGTGTTGTAATAGAGAAAGAAGATGAACTTCGCCTAAAGGAAATCAAAAACAAAAGGGTCATGTATCTTTCCAACCAACCAAGCGATTTGGAACCCATCATTGCATACTATGTTGCCAGTAAAATAGGAACTCGTTTCCATTTTATGACTTCTCGTAGCATTTTTAATTGGGGTTTTGGATTAGTGGGTGAACTCATCAAACGAGTTGGTGCTTTTTCCGTCATCTCCGGTTCTTTCAATCGAAGTGCCATTAAGACCACCAAACAAATATTATCTGAAAGAGATGGCAAACTTGTCATGTACCCGGAAGGAATGGTTTCAGGCGAAAATGATAATTTGGTTTCGTTTTTACCAGGAGTTGCGCAGGTTTCTTTTTGGGGATTAGAAGCTGCTTTAGAAAAAGATCCCAATGCAGAATTATGGATCCAACCAACATTTGTTAAATATAAAATTTCGGGATCCCGAGATTCGATCCTTGCCGACATTGAAACTTCTCTTTCGCGAATTGAACGCAAACTAAAACTTTATCCAGGAGGAAGGACCTTACTTCGCAGATTTTTAACTGTGGGGCGAGTGATGTTGGAAGAAACTGAATTTGAATTGGGAATTCCTAGAGCAGAAACAGAAGGCAAAGATTTTGATTATCGTTTGGGAAGAGCAAGACATAC includes the following:
- a CDS encoding 1-acyl-sn-glycerol-3-phosphate acyltransferase, with amino-acid sequence MKDHFIPPRFEFPIALGLDLGFPILSKLLFNIDGVVIEKEDELRLKEIKNKRVMYLSNQPSDLEPIIAYYVASKIGTRFHFMTSRSIFNWGFGLVGELIKRVGAFSVISGSFNRSAIKTTKQILSERDGKLVMYPEGMVSGENDNLVSFLPGVAQVSFWGLEAALEKDPNAELWIQPTFVKYKISGSRDSILADIETSLSRIERKLKLYPGGRTLLRRFLTVGRVMLEETEFELGIPRAETEGKDFDYRLGRARHTALNVAASILNVKFQESDNAIQKIRLLFTALDRLEAGVPLTSTPKHLTDQNIRRAKQLVDTAYAFIITKPKNLIQWPSAERLMEWICSFEKHIFGKTEMRPRKAHVVVGPAFSLAPYYQTYKSQKKDAIQSLLAEIRKQMEFLMERGKKESEPIVPPYSVGLDLEIG